In the genome of Desulfatirhabdium butyrativorans DSM 18734, one region contains:
- a CDS encoding MoaD/ThiS family protein — protein sequence MTKLIVEFLGLTTLSKAIGKSIVIELPEGSTVSDIFPWLTSRFGKKAASALLEPSGQVDDTIQVIVNDEGFLKRELWGGRLLRNGDTIKLMLLVGGG from the coding sequence ATGACGAAACTGATTGTCGAATTCCTGGGGCTGACGACGCTGTCCAAGGCGATCGGAAAATCCATCGTGATCGAACTGCCTGAAGGCAGCACGGTCTCCGATATCTTTCCCTGGCTGACTTCCCGATTCGGAAAGAAGGCGGCCAGCGCGCTGCTCGAACCTTCGGGACAGGTGGATGACACCATTCAGGTGATCGTCAATGACGAAGGCTTTCTGAAGCGCGAATTGTGGGGCGGGCGTTTGTTGCGGAACGGGGATACCATCAAATTGATGCTGCTGGTTGGCGGAGGATGA
- a CDS encoding cyclodeaminase/cyclohydrolase family protein, which yields MASMVEKSCSDFIEVLASKAPVPGGGGAAAMGGAIGMALSNMVGNLTLGKKKYADVEPEVKDLIEKGNAVIAELKKLVDKDAEVFEPLSKAYGLPKTTPEEIKFKEETMEQCSKTACSVPMDIMRKAYEGIRIHQRMGQIGTMLAISDVGCGVAFMKAALISGKLNVIINLNTIKDQAFVQSTRAEMDRLVEDGCKIADETLNLVISKLTK from the coding sequence ATGGCATCGATGGTAGAGAAATCCTGCAGTGATTTTATCGAAGTCCTGGCATCCAAGGCTCCCGTTCCAGGCGGAGGCGGAGCGGCCGCAATGGGCGGTGCTATCGGCATGGCGCTTTCCAACATGGTGGGTAACCTCACCCTCGGCAAGAAAAAGTACGCGGATGTGGAGCCTGAGGTCAAAGACCTGATCGAAAAAGGCAATGCAGTCATCGCCGAGTTGAAAAAGCTGGTGGATAAGGATGCGGAAGTGTTCGAACCGCTCTCCAAAGCCTACGGCCTTCCGAAAACGACGCCGGAAGAGATCAAATTCAAGGAAGAAACGATGGAGCAGTGCTCCAAGACGGCATGTTCCGTACCGATGGACATCATGCGCAAGGCTTATGAGGGCATCCGGATTCACCAGCGCATGGGCCAGATTGGCACCATGCTGGCGATTTCCGATGTGGGCTGCGGTGTGGCGTTCATGAAAGCCGCTCTGATCTCCGGGAAACTCAATGTCATCATCAACCTCAACACCATCAAAGATCAAGCTTTTGTCCAATCCACCAGGGCCGAAATGGATCGTCTGGTCGAGGACGGTTGCAAAATTGCGGATGAAACCCTGAATCTGGTGATTTCCAAACTGACGAAATAA
- the argC gene encoding N-acetyl-gamma-glutamyl-phosphate reductase translates to MARVAVVGATGYAGAELIRILAGHPGVELRLITSRQYAGVPIDSVYPAFHKRVDLVCEAYDSDRVCREADVVFTALPHQLPMGIIPELIGNGKRVIDLSADFRFRDQARYETFYQPHTAPDLLAQAVYGLSEWNRELIRSARLIGNPGCYPTSILLPLLPLLKAGLIDSRGIIADSKSGVSGAGRSASIGSLYCEVAESFKAYKVGNHRHNPEIDEVLSLSVDENIHVTFIPHLLPMSRGMLSTIYVTVRPGVDEQAVRNCLEAAYRDCPFIRILGPKKQPDTRCVRGTNFCDIGCYLDEKHHRLVLTSVIDNLVKGASGQAIQNMNLMMGYPETMGLDAVAYPL, encoded by the coding sequence ATGGCAAGAGTTGCGGTCGTCGGGGCGACAGGATATGCCGGAGCGGAGTTGATCCGGATTCTTGCCGGTCACCCGGGTGTGGAATTGCGCCTGATTACGTCCAGACAATATGCGGGTGTGCCCATCGACAGCGTCTATCCCGCTTTTCACAAACGGGTCGATCTGGTTTGTGAAGCCTACGATAGCGACCGGGTGTGCCGGGAAGCGGATGTCGTGTTTACGGCCCTTCCCCATCAATTGCCGATGGGCATCATTCCGGAGCTGATCGGCAATGGGAAGCGGGTCATCGATCTGTCCGCGGATTTCCGGTTTCGGGATCAGGCGCGCTATGAAACCTTCTATCAGCCGCATACGGCCCCGGATCTGCTTGCACAGGCCGTTTATGGCCTGAGTGAATGGAACAGGGAGCTTATTCGGTCCGCCCGGCTCATCGGGAATCCCGGATGCTACCCCACGAGCATCCTGCTGCCCCTGTTGCCGTTGCTGAAAGCCGGTCTGATCGATTCCCGGGGAATCATTGCCGATTCCAAATCGGGTGTCAGCGGGGCAGGCCGATCGGCTTCCATAGGCAGTCTCTATTGCGAAGTGGCGGAGTCCTTCAAGGCTTACAAAGTGGGAAATCACCGCCACAACCCGGAGATCGACGAGGTTCTGAGCCTGTCGGTAGATGAAAACATTCACGTCACCTTCATTCCCCATCTGCTGCCGATGAGCCGGGGCATGCTCTCCACGATCTATGTGACGGTGCGCCCCGGAGTCGATGAGCAGGCCGTGCGTAACTGTCTGGAGGCGGCCTACCGGGACTGTCCTTTTATCCGCATCCTGGGTCCGAAAAAGCAGCCCGACACCCGATGTGTCCGCGGCACCAATTTCTGTGATATTGGATGTTATCTCGATGAGAAGCATCATCGGCTCGTGCTCACATCCGTTATCGACAACCTCGTGAAGGGTGCATCCGGTCAGGCCATACAGAACATGAACCTGATGATGGGGTATCCGGAAACCATGGGGCTGGATGCCGTTGCCTATCCCCTGTAA
- a CDS encoding DUF1566 domain-containing protein, with product MKFRHAKMGLVLGLLPIAAVLFSCASKQAPAPEILNPPPIIPQYTKMDSYGYVLPDTTVNWILVRDNFTGLVWEVKRNRDGVKNYADPHDADNTYTWYDPAQDKTNGATGISTEGMDTKAFIDSLNASRLGGYGDWRLPTNEEFWTLSELGRNTLALNPAYFPTVVNSFYWTAETDSGNPVLAWGVSMGSGYGSFRHKGNPGYAMAVRGMIRKEWYEQFHPKTSK from the coding sequence ATGAAATTCCGTCATGCCAAGATGGGCCTTGTTCTGGGTTTGTTGCCGATTGCTGCCGTTCTTTTCTCGTGTGCGTCAAAACAAGCTCCTGCACCGGAAATCCTGAACCCGCCTCCGATCATTCCCCAATATACCAAAATGGACAGTTACGGGTATGTGCTGCCCGATACGACGGTCAATTGGATCCTGGTTCGGGATAATTTCACGGGGCTCGTCTGGGAAGTGAAACGAAACCGGGACGGGGTGAAGAATTATGCCGACCCGCACGATGCGGACAACACGTACACGTGGTATGACCCAGCCCAGGACAAGACCAACGGGGCCACAGGCATCAGTACCGAAGGAATGGATACGAAAGCCTTTATCGATTCGCTCAATGCCTCCCGCCTTGGCGGTTACGGCGATTGGCGGCTTCCCACCAACGAGGAATTCTGGACCCTCTCGGAGCTGGGCCGGAACACCCTGGCGCTCAATCCCGCCTATTTCCCCACCGTTGTGAATTCCTTTTACTGGACTGCGGAGACGGATAGCGGCAACCCCGTCCTGGCCTGGGGCGTCAGCATGGGAAGCGGTTACGGCTCCTTCAGGCACAAGGGCAACCCCGGGTATGCCATGGCTGTTCGTGGCATGATCCGCAAGGAATGGTACGAGCAATTCCATCCCAAGACATCCAAATGA